A region of the Fusobacterium sp. SYSU M8D902 genome:
TTTTTATGATATACTTTTTATTATCTGCAAGTTCTGTGGGTAGATATTTGGATACCTATATAAAAAAAGGAAATTACAGATATAAAAAACTTTAATCAATTACTTTTAGAATAATCATGGGACCTTCTACTTTAACTTTAATTTCTTGATATGGCTCTATATATATTTTTTCTACTCCTTCTCTTTTACTAAGTTCCTCAACTAATTCAAAAGTTTTAAGTTTTTTTAATTCCTCTGTTCTCATCTCACACCTCCTTGAATTTATCCCTCCAAAAAGTTATAATATATTTACCACAACACATTATAGAAAAGAGGGATAAAAATGATTACTTTTCAATCAAAAACAACTTTTGATATTATTTTAATAATTACTAACCTTTGTACTTTTTTCTTTATTTTAATAAAAGGATTGATTAAAATTTATAATGATAAAAAGTTAAA
Encoded here:
- a CDS encoding BC1881 family protein; the encoded protein is MRTEELKKLKTFELVEELSKREGVEKIYIEPYQEIKVKVEGPMIILKVID